From Salipiger profundus, a single genomic window includes:
- the rpoB gene encoding DNA-directed RNA polymerase subunit beta, with protein MAQSFLGQKRLRKYYGKIREVLEMPNLIEVQKSSYELFLKSGDQLEPMDGEGIKGVFQSVFPIKDFNETAVLEFVSYELEKPKYDTEECMQRDMTYSAPLKVTLRLIVFDIDEDTGAKSVKDIKEQDVFMGDMPLMTPNGTFIVNGTERVIVSQMHRSPGVFFDHDKGKTHSSGKLLFACRIIPYRGSWLDFEFDAKDIVFARIDRRRKLPVTTLLYALGLDQEAIMDAYYNTVDYTLRRGEGWVTKFFPERVRGTRPTYDLVDADSGEVIAEATKKITPRAVKKLIDEGQVKNLLVPFEQIVGKFVAKDIINEETGAIYVEAGDELTWTVDKDGEVTGGTLKELVDAGITDIPVLDIDNISVGPYMRNTMAQDKNMDRNSALMDIYRVMRPGEPPTVEAASALFDTLFFDSERYDLSAVGRVKMNMRLALEKPDTQRTLDRDDIVKCIKALVELRDGRGEVDDIDHLGNRRVRSVGELMENQYRVGLLRMERAIKERMSSVEIDTVMPQDLINAKPAAAAVREFFGSSQLSQFMDQTNPLSEVTHKRRLSALGPGGLTRERAGFEVRDVHPTHYGRMCPIETPEGPNIGLINSLATFARVNKYGFIETPYRVVKDKQVTDEVHYMSATEEMRHTVAQANANIDDGGMFVNEMVNTRQSGDYTLAPAESVDLIDVSPKQLVSVGASLIPFLENDDANRALMGANMQRQAVPTLRSEAPLVGTGIEGKVAIDSGAAIQATRAGIVDQVDAQRIVIRATEDLELGDAGVDIYRMRKFQRSNQNTCINQKPLVKVGDTVQKGEVVADGPSTDMGELALGKNVIVAFMPWNGYNYEDSILISERIAKDDVFTSVHIEEFEVAARDTKLGPEEITRDIPNVGEEALRNLDEAGIVYIGADVEPGDILVGKITPKGESPMTPEEKLLRAIFGEKASDVRDTSLRVKPGDYGTVVEVRVFNRHGVEKDERALQIEREEVERLARDRDDELAILDRNIYARLRDLILGKTAVKGPRGVKPNSEITEELLETLSRGQWWQLALAEEQDAQIVEALHEQYEAQKRTLDARFEDKVEKVRRGDDLPPGVMKMVKVFVAVKRKLQPGDKMAGRHGNKGVISRVVPEEDMPFLEDGTPVDFCLNPLGVPSRMNVGQILETHMGWASRGLGIKIDEALQDYRRSGDLTPVREAMRIAYGDEVYGEGIEDMDEGQLVEAAGNVTRGVPIATPVFDGAKEADINDALSRAGFDTSAQSRLFDGRTGEEFARKVTVGVKYLLKLHHLVDDKIHARSTGPYSLVTQQPLGGKAQFGGQRFGEMEVWALEAYGAAYTLQEMLTVKSDDVAGRTKVYESIVKGEDNYEAGVPESFNVLVKEVRGLGLNMELLDAEDEE; from the coding sequence ATGGCGCAAAGTTTCCTTGGCCAGAAACGACTCCGCAAGTATTACGGCAAAATTCGCGAGGTTCTGGAGATGCCGAACCTCATCGAGGTTCAGAAAAGCTCCTACGAACTCTTCCTGAAATCCGGCGACCAGCTCGAGCCCATGGATGGCGAGGGCATCAAGGGCGTGTTCCAGTCGGTTTTCCCGATCAAGGACTTCAACGAGACCGCCGTTCTCGAGTTCGTGTCCTACGAGCTCGAAAAGCCCAAGTACGACACCGAAGAGTGCATGCAGCGCGACATGACCTACAGCGCTCCGCTGAAGGTCACGCTGCGCCTCATCGTCTTCGACATCGACGAGGACACCGGCGCCAAGTCGGTGAAGGACATCAAGGAACAGGACGTGTTCATGGGCGACATGCCGCTCATGACTCCGAACGGGACGTTCATCGTGAACGGCACCGAGCGCGTCATCGTGTCCCAGATGCACCGGTCTCCGGGCGTCTTCTTCGACCACGACAAAGGCAAGACCCACAGCTCGGGCAAGCTGCTCTTCGCCTGCCGCATCATCCCCTACCGCGGCTCGTGGCTCGATTTCGAATTCGACGCCAAGGACATCGTCTTCGCGCGCATCGACCGTCGCCGGAAGCTGCCGGTGACCACGCTCCTCTACGCTCTTGGTCTCGACCAGGAAGCGATCATGGACGCCTACTACAACACGGTCGACTACACGCTGCGCCGTGGCGAAGGCTGGGTGACCAAGTTCTTCCCCGAGCGTGTGCGCGGCACACGCCCGACCTATGACCTCGTCGACGCGGACTCCGGCGAGGTGATCGCCGAGGCGACCAAGAAGATCACGCCGCGCGCGGTCAAGAAGCTCATCGACGAAGGCCAGGTGAAGAACCTGCTGGTGCCGTTCGAGCAGATCGTCGGCAAGTTTGTCGCGAAGGACATCATCAACGAGGAAACCGGCGCCATCTACGTGGAAGCCGGCGACGAGCTGACCTGGACCGTCGACAAGGACGGCGAGGTCACCGGCGGCACCCTCAAGGAACTGGTCGACGCGGGCATCACCGACATCCCGGTTCTCGACATCGACAACATCTCCGTGGGTCCGTACATGCGGAACACCATGGCGCAGGACAAGAACATGGACCGCAACAGCGCGCTCATGGACATCTACCGCGTCATGCGTCCGGGCGAGCCGCCCACCGTGGAGGCTGCCTCGGCCCTGTTCGACACCCTGTTCTTCGACTCCGAGCGTTACGACCTCTCGGCCGTCGGCCGGGTGAAGATGAACATGCGTCTCGCGCTCGAGAAGCCCGACACCCAGCGGACGCTGGACCGTGACGACATCGTCAAGTGCATCAAGGCGCTGGTCGAGCTGCGCGACGGCCGTGGCGAAGTGGACGACATCGACCACCTCGGCAACCGTCGTGTCCGTTCCGTCGGCGAGCTGATGGAAAACCAGTATCGCGTCGGCCTGCTCCGCATGGAGCGCGCCATCAAGGAGCGCATGTCGTCGGTCGAGATCGACACCGTCATGCCGCAGGACCTGATCAACGCGAAGCCGGCGGCGGCTGCGGTCCGCGAATTCTTCGGCTCGTCGCAGCTGTCGCAGTTCATGGACCAGACCAACCCGCTGTCGGAAGTGACGCACAAGCGTCGCCTGTCGGCCCTCGGGCCCGGCGGTCTGACCCGCGAGCGTGCCGGCTTCGAGGTGCGCGACGTTCACCCGACGCACTACGGCCGTATGTGCCCGATCGAGACGCCGGAAGGCCCGAACATCGGTCTCATCAACTCGCTGGCGACCTTCGCCCGCGTCAACAAGTACGGCTTCATCGAGACCCCTTACCGGGTGGTGAAGGACAAGCAGGTCACCGACGAGGTGCACTACATGTCCGCCACCGAGGAGATGCGCCACACCGTCGCCCAGGCGAACGCCAACATCGACGATGGCGGCATGTTCGTGAACGAGATGGTCAACACCCGCCAGTCGGGTGACTACACGCTCGCGCCCGCCGAGAGCGTCGACCTGATCGACGTCTCGCCGAAGCAGCTGGTCTCGGTCGGTGCCTCGCTCATCCCGTTCCTCGAGAACGACGACGCCAACCGCGCACTGATGGGCGCGAACATGCAGCGCCAGGCCGTGCCGACGCTGCGCTCGGAAGCCCCGCTCGTGGGCACCGGCATCGAGGGCAAGGTTGCCATCGACTCCGGCGCTGCGATCCAGGCGACCCGCGCCGGCATCGTCGACCAGGTGGACGCGCAGCGGATCGTGATCCGCGCGACCGAGGATCTCGAGCTCGGCGACGCCGGGGTCGACATCTACCGGATGCGCAAGTTCCAGCGCTCGAACCAGAACACCTGCATCAACCAGAAACCCCTGGTTAAGGTGGGCGACACGGTTCAGAAGGGCGAAGTGGTTGCAGACGGCCCGTCGACGGACATGGGGGAACTGGCGCTCGGCAAGAACGTCATCGTCGCCTTCATGCCGTGGAACGGCTACAACTACGAGGACTCGATCCTGATCTCCGAGCGGATCGCCAAGGATGACGTGTTCACCTCCGTCCACATCGAGGAATTCGAAGTGGCGGCGCGCGACACCAAGCTTGGGCCGGAAGAGATCACCCGCGACATTCCGAACGTCGGCGAGGAAGCCCTGCGCAACCTCGACGAAGCCGGTATCGTGTATATCGGTGCGGACGTGGAGCCGGGCGACATCCTCGTGGGCAAGATCACCCCCAAGGGCGAAAGCCCGATGACGCCGGAAGAAAAGCTTCTGCGCGCCATCTTCGGTGAAAAGGCCAGCGACGTGCGCGACACCTCGCTGCGGGTGAAGCCGGGCGACTACGGCACCGTGGTCGAAGTCCGCGTCTTCAACCGTCACGGCGTCGAAAAGGACGAACGTGCGCTGCAGATCGAGCGTGAAGAGGTCGAGCGCCTCGCCCGTGACCGGGACGACGAGCTCGCCATCCTCGACCGCAACATCTACGCGCGTCTGCGTGACCTGATCCTCGGCAAGACCGCCGTGAAGGGCCCGCGTGGCGTGAAGCCGAACTCGGAGATCACCGAGGAGCTGCTCGAGACTCTGAGCCGCGGCCAGTGGTGGCAGCTGGCGCTTGCCGAAGAGCAGGACGCCCAGATCGTCGAGGCGCTGCACGAGCAGTACGAGGCGCAGAAGCGGACCCTGGATGCACGCTTCGAGGACAAGGTCGAGAAAGTCCGTCGTGGCGACGACCTGCCGCCGGGCGTGATGAAGATGGTCAAGGTGTTCGTCGCGGTGAAGCGCAAGCTGCAGCCGGGCGACAAGATGGCCGGCCGTCACGGCAACAAGGGCGTCATCAGCCGCGTGGTTCCCGAAGAGGACATGCCGTTCCTCGAGGACGGCACGCCGGTCGACTTCTGCCTCAACCCGCTGGGCGTGCCGTCGCGCATGAACGTCGGGCAGATCCTCGAGACCCACATGGGCTGGGCATCGCGTGGCCTCGGCATCAAGATCGACGAGGCGCTGCAGGACTATCGCCGCTCGGGTGACCTCACCCCGGTGCGCGAAGCCATGCGCATTGCCTACGGCGACGAGGTCTACGGCGAGGGCATCGAGGACATGGACGAAGGTCAGCTCGTGGAAGCGGCCGGCAACGTCACCCGTGGCGTTCCGATCGCGACCCCGGTCTTCGACGGTGCCAAGGAAGCCGACATCAACGACGCGCTGTCGCGTGCCGGCTTCGATACGTCCGCCCAGTCGCGCCTCTTCGACGGCCGCACCGGCGAGGAATTCGCGCGGAAGGTGACCGTCGGCGTGAAGTACCTGCTGAAGCTGCACCACCTTGTCGACGACAAGATCCACGCACGTTCGACCGGCCCGTACTCGCTCGTCACCCAGCAGCCGCTCGGTGGTAAGGCGCAGTTCGGTGGCCAGCGTTTCGGGGAGATGGAGGTCTGGGCCCTGGAAGCCTATGGCGCCGCCTACACCCTGCAGGAAATGCTGACCGTGAAGTCGGACGACGTGGCGGGCCGGACCAAGGTCTACGAAAGCATCGTCAAGGGCGAGGACAACTACGAGGCGGGCGTTCCCGAGAGCTTCAACGTGCTCGTTAAGGAAGTCCGCGGCCTCGGCCTGAACATGGAACTCCTGGACGCGGAGGATGAGGAGTAA
- the rpoC gene encoding DNA-directed RNA polymerase subunit beta': MNQELTNNPFNPLTPPKVFDEIKVSLASPERILSWSYGEIKKPETINYRTFKPERDGLFCARIFGPIKDYECLCGKYKRMKYRGVVCEKCGVEVTLQKVRRERMGHIELAAPCAHIWFLKSLPSRIGLMLDMTLRDLERVLYFENYVVIEPGLTDLTYGQMLTEEEFLDAQDQYGMDAFTANIGAEAIREMLAAIDLEAEAENLRADLKEATGELKPKKIIKRLKVVESFLESGNRPEWMILTVVPVIPPELRPLVPLDGGRFATSDLNDLYRRVINRNNRLKRLIELRAPDIIVRNEKRMLQEAVDALFDNGRRGRVITGANKRPLKSLSDMLKGKQGRFRQNLLGKRVDFSGRSVIVTGPELKLHQCGLPKKMALELFKPFIYSRLEAKGLSSTVKQAKKLVEKERPEVWDILDEVIREHPVLLNRAPTLHRLGIQAFEPQLIEGKAIQLHPLVCSAFNADFDGDQMAVHVPLSLEAQLEARVLMMSTNNVLSPANGSPIIVPSQDMILGLYYLTIDREGMKGEGMTFSSIEEVEHALTAGEVHLHSRIKCRVKQIDETGQEVVRLFDTTPGRVRLGALLPMNAKAPFDLVNTLLRKKDVQRVIDTVYRYCGQKESVIFCDQIMSMGFKEAFKAGISFGKDDMVIPHNKWELVEETREQVKDFEQQYMDGLITQGEKYNKVVDAWSKCNDKVTDAMMNTISAPKRDELGAEMEPNSVYMMAHSGARGSVTQMKQLGGMRGLMAKPNGDIIETPIISNFKEGLTVLEYFNSTHGARKGLSDTALKTANSGYLTRRLVDVAQDCIVRQHDCGTDRAITAEAAVNDGEVVASLGERVLGRVAAEDIMVPGTDDVLIREGQLIDERMADAIEDAAVQTARIRSPLTCEAEEGVCAMCYGRDLARGTMVNTGEAVGIIAAQSIGEPGTQLTMRTFHIGGVAQGGQQSFLEASQEGIIAFESASTLENAAGEILVMGRNMKLIIKGEDGAERASHKLGYGTKLFVKEGDTVARGAKLFEWDPYTLPIIAEADGVAKHVDLLQGVAVRDETDDATGMTQKIVIDWRAAPKGNELKPEIILMDEDGEPVRNAAGNPITYPMSVDAILSCEDGQPVKAGDVVARIPREGAKTKDITGGLPRVAELFEARRPKDHAIIAEIDGYVRFGKDYKNKRRIAIEPADDSLETKEYMIPKGKHIPVAEGDYVQKGDYIMDGNPAPHDILAIMGIEALANYMIDEVQDVYRLQGVKINDKHVEVIVRQMLQKWEITDSGDTTLLKGEHVDKAEFDAANDKAIKKGGRPAEGEPILLGITKASLQTRSFISAASFQETTRVLTEASVQGKKDKLVGLKENVIVGRLIPAGTGGATQRVRKIATDRDTKVIDVKRAEAEAAAQLAAPEADASGSDVIGGDEFDSLVVDTPESRE; encoded by the coding sequence ATGAACCAGGAACTGACGAACAACCCGTTCAACCCGCTGACTCCGCCCAAGGTCTTCGACGAGATCAAGGTCTCGCTCGCGTCCCCGGAGCGGATCCTCAGCTGGTCCTACGGTGAGATCAAGAAGCCCGAGACGATCAACTACCGCACGTTCAAGCCCGAGCGTGACGGCCTGTTCTGCGCGCGCATCTTCGGTCCGATCAAGGACTACGAGTGCCTGTGCGGCAAGTACAAGCGCATGAAGTATCGCGGTGTCGTCTGCGAGAAATGCGGCGTGGAAGTCACGCTGCAGAAGGTTCGCCGCGAGCGCATGGGCCACATCGAGCTGGCCGCGCCCTGCGCCCACATCTGGTTCCTCAAGTCGTTGCCCTCGCGCATCGGCCTGATGCTGGACATGACGCTGCGCGACCTCGAGCGGGTTCTGTACTTCGAGAACTACGTGGTGATCGAGCCGGGTCTCACCGACCTGACCTACGGCCAGATGCTCACCGAGGAAGAGTTCCTCGATGCGCAGGACCAGTACGGCATGGACGCCTTCACCGCCAACATCGGCGCCGAGGCGATCCGCGAGATGCTCGCTGCCATCGACCTCGAGGCCGAGGCCGAGAACCTGCGCGCCGACCTCAAGGAGGCCACCGGCGAGCTGAAGCCCAAGAAGATCATCAAGCGCCTCAAGGTGGTGGAATCCTTCCTCGAGTCGGGCAACCGCCCCGAGTGGATGATCCTCACGGTGGTGCCGGTCATCCCGCCGGAACTGCGCCCGCTGGTTCCGCTGGACGGCGGCCGCTTCGCGACCTCCGACCTGAACGACCTGTATCGCCGCGTGATCAACCGGAACAACCGCCTCAAGCGGCTGATCGAGCTGCGCGCGCCGGACATCATCGTCCGCAACGAAAAGCGGATGCTGCAGGAAGCCGTCGACGCCCTGTTCGACAACGGCCGCCGTGGCCGCGTCATCACCGGCGCCAACAAGCGTCCGCTGAAGTCGCTGTCCGACATGCTCAAGGGCAAGCAGGGCCGCTTCCGTCAGAACCTTCTCGGCAAGCGCGTGGACTTCTCGGGCCGTTCGGTCATCGTGACCGGACCGGAACTCAAGCTGCACCAGTGCGGCCTGCCCAAGAAGATGGCGCTCGAGCTGTTCAAGCCGTTCATCTACTCGCGGCTCGAGGCCAAGGGCCTGAGCTCGACGGTGAAGCAGGCGAAGAAGCTGGTCGAAAAGGAACGTCCCGAGGTCTGGGATATCCTCGACGAGGTCATCCGCGAGCACCCGGTTCTGCTGAACCGCGCGCCCACGCTGCACCGTCTCGGCATCCAGGCGTTCGAGCCCCAGCTCATCGAGGGCAAGGCGATCCAGCTGCACCCGCTCGTCTGCTCGGCGTTCAACGCCGACTTCGACGGTGACCAGATGGCCGTGCACGTCCCGCTGAGCCTCGAGGCGCAGCTGGAAGCGCGGGTCCTGATGATGTCGACGAACAACGTGCTGTCGCCCGCGAACGGCAGCCCGATCATCGTGCCGTCGCAGGACATGATTCTCGGTCTCTACTACCTCACGATCGACCGTGAGGGCATGAAGGGCGAGGGGATGACCTTCTCCTCGATCGAGGAAGTCGAGCACGCGCTTACCGCCGGCGAGGTGCACCTGCACTCGCGCATCAAGTGCCGTGTGAAGCAGATCGACGAGACCGGCCAGGAAGTGGTTCGCCTGTTCGACACGACCCCGGGCCGCGTGCGCCTCGGTGCGTTGCTGCCGATGAACGCCAAGGCACCGTTCGACCTCGTGAACACGCTGCTGCGGAAGAAGGACGTCCAGCGCGTCATCGACACCGTCTACCGCTACTGCGGGCAGAAGGAGTCGGTCATCTTCTGTGACCAGATCATGTCGATGGGCTTCAAGGAGGCCTTCAAGGCCGGCATCTCGTTCGGCAAGGACGACATGGTCATCCCGCACAACAAGTGGGAGCTGGTCGAGGAGACCCGCGAGCAGGTCAAGGACTTCGAACAGCAGTACATGGACGGCCTGATCACCCAGGGTGAGAAGTACAACAAGGTCGTGGACGCCTGGTCGAAGTGCAACGACAAGGTCACCGACGCCATGATGAACACGATCTCGGCGCCCAAGCGCGACGAGCTCGGGGCCGAGATGGAACCCAACTCGGTCTACATGATGGCGCACTCCGGTGCTCGTGGCTCGGTCACGCAGATGAAGCAGCTGGGCGGGATGCGCGGCTTGATGGCGAAGCCGAACGGCGACATCATCGAGACGCCGATCATCTCGAACTTCAAGGAAGGTCTGACCGTTCTTGAATACTTCAACTCGACCCACGGCGCCCGTAAGGGTCTGTCGGACACCGCTCTGAAGACGGCGAACTCGGGCTACCTGACCCGTCGTCTGGTGGACGTCGCGCAGGACTGCATCGTGCGCCAGCACGACTGCGGCACCGACCGCGCGATCACCGCGGAAGCGGCGGTCAACGATGGCGAGGTCGTGGCATCGCTCGGCGAGCGTGTGCTGGGCCGTGTCGCGGCCGAGGACATCATGGTGCCGGGCACCGACGACGTGCTGATCCGCGAGGGGCAGCTCATCGACGAGCGCATGGCCGATGCCATCGAGGACGCCGCGGTGCAGACCGCGCGCATCCGCAGCCCGCTGACCTGCGAGGCCGAAGAGGGCGTCTGCGCCATGTGCTACGGTCGTGACCTGGCACGCGGCACGATGGTGAACACCGGCGAGGCCGTGGGCATCATCGCGGCGCAGTCGATCGGTGAGCCGGGCACGCAGCTGACGATGCGGACCTTCCACATCGGCGGCGTCGCGCAGGGTGGTCAGCAGTCGTTCCTCGAAGCCAGCCAAGAGGGCATCATCGCGTTCGAAAGCGCGTCGACCCTCGAGAACGCGGCGGGCGAGATCCTGGTGATGGGCCGCAACATGAAGCTCATCATCAAGGGCGAGGACGGGGCCGAGCGTGCCAGCCACAAGCTGGGTTACGGCACGAAGCTCTTCGTCAAGGAGGGTGACACCGTCGCGCGCGGCGCCAAGCTGTTCGAGTGGGACCCCTACACGCTGCCCATCATCGCCGAGGCGGATGGTGTCGCCAAGCACGTCGACCTGCTTCAGGGTGTGGCCGTGCGCGACGAGACCGACGATGCCACCGGCATGACCCAGAAGATCGTGATCGACTGGCGGGCCGCGCCCAAGGGCAACGAGCTCAAGCCCGAGATCATCCTGATGGACGAGGACGGCGAACCGGTTCGCAACGCGGCCGGCAACCCGATCACCTACCCGATGTCGGTGGATGCGATCCTCTCCTGCGAGGATGGCCAACCGGTCAAGGCCGGTGACGTGGTCGCGCGGATCCCGCGTGAAGGTGCGAAGACGAAGGACATTACCGGTGGTCTGCCGCGTGTGGCCGAACTCTTCGAGGCACGCCGTCCCAAGGACCACGCCATCATCGCCGAGATCGACGGCTACGTGCGCTTCGGGAAGGACTACAAGAACAAGCGCCGCATCGCGATCGAGCCCGCGGACGACAGCCTCGAGACCAAGGAATACATGATCCCGAAAGGGAAGCACATTCCTGTGGCCGAAGGGGACTACGTCCAGAAGGGCGACTACATCATGGACGGTAACCCGGCACCGCACGACATCCTCGCCATCATGGGGATCGAGGCGCTGGCGAACTACATGATCGACGAGGTGCAGGACGTGTATCGACTGCAGGGCGTGAAGATCAATGACAAGCACGTCGAGGTCATCGTCCGGCAGATGCTGCAGAAGTGGGAGATCACCGACAGCGGCGATACGACCCTTCTCAAGGGCGAGCACGTCGACAAGGCCGAGTTCGATGCCGCGAACGACAAGGCGATCAAGAAGGGTGGCCGTCCGGCAGAGGGCGAACCGATCCTTCTCGGGATCACCAAGGCGTCGCTGCAGACCCGCTCCTTCATCTCGGCGGCCTCCTTCCAGGAGACCACCCGGGTGCTCACCGAAGCCTCGGTGCAGGGCAAGAAGGACAAGCTTGTCGGCCTCAAGGAGAACGTCATCGTCGGCCGCCTCATCCCGGCGGGTACCGGTGGCGCGACCCAGCGGGTGCGCAAGATCGCGACCGACCGCGACACCAAGGTCATCGACGTCAAGCGCGCCGAGGCCGAGGCTGCGGCCCAGCTCGCCGCTCCGGAGGCCGATGCCTCGGGCAGCGACGTGATCGGTGGCGACGAGTTCGACTCGCTGGTCGTGGATACGCCGGAAAGCCGCGAATAA
- a CDS encoding DMT family transporter, with translation MKTRSDNAQGALLMMASMASFTFNDACIKAIGEAMPLPQILVLRGSLASAFIALLAWRLGSLRASLPAGDRRLVLMRAAAEVGGTFFFLTALRHMPLANVTALLQMLPLTLALGSAVFFAEPVGWRRWVAIGLGFVGMLLIVRPGTEGFSLYSVYALVAVACVTMRDLVTRRMSAVTPSLMVTLVSSLAVVLFGAVTSVGESWVPLTPTLAALIAGSAVFVISGYTLSVLVMRKGDVSFIAPFRYTGLIWALLLGALVFGDWPVPLTLCGAALIVATGSYTLWRESQLRRRAMAQAKMRRT, from the coding sequence ATGAAGACACGGTCCGACAACGCGCAGGGCGCGCTCCTGATGATGGCGTCCATGGCGTCCTTCACCTTCAACGACGCCTGTATCAAGGCGATCGGCGAGGCCATGCCGCTGCCGCAGATCCTGGTCCTGCGCGGCAGTCTCGCGAGCGCGTTCATCGCGTTGCTCGCCTGGCGCCTCGGGTCGCTCCGGGCGTCGCTGCCGGCCGGGGACCGGCGACTGGTCCTGATGCGTGCCGCGGCCGAGGTCGGGGGCACGTTCTTCTTCCTGACCGCCCTGCGGCACATGCCGCTCGCCAATGTCACCGCGCTGCTTCAGATGCTGCCGCTGACGCTCGCGCTCGGCTCTGCCGTCTTCTTCGCGGAGCCGGTCGGCTGGCGGCGCTGGGTCGCCATCGGGCTGGGGTTCGTCGGGATGCTTCTCATCGTCCGCCCCGGCACCGAGGGCTTCTCACTTTACTCGGTTTATGCGCTCGTGGCGGTGGCATGCGTGACCATGCGGGACCTCGTGACCCGCCGGATGTCGGCAGTGACGCCATCGCTGATGGTCACGCTGGTCTCGTCTCTCGCGGTGGTGCTCTTCGGCGCCGTGACGTCGGTGGGCGAGAGTTGGGTGCCGCTGACACCCACGCTCGCGGCGCTGATCGCAGGGTCGGCGGTCTTCGTGATCTCGGGATACACGCTGTCGGTGCTGGTCATGCGCAAGGGCGACGTGAGCTTCATCGCGCCGTTCCGCTACACCGGCCTGATCTGGGCGCTGCTGCTCGGCGCTCTGGTCTTCGGCGACTGGCCGGTGCCGCTGACCCTGTGCGGTGCGGCGCTGATCGTGGCGACCGGCTCCTATACGCTCTGGCGGGAAAGCCAGCTGCGGCGCCGCGCCATGGCTCAGGCGAAGATGCGCCGGACCTGA
- a CDS encoding putative rhamnosyl transferase — protein sequence MQVIGFCRFSYPAQGGFQVEHDDTTAREAYLYAPARLEERFRHFEAICLPGLRAQTDRDFVFLVLTGTSLPARYRDRLEALLSDLPQARVVSRPPGPHRAVCQEVINAARDMDRPCLQFRHDDDDAVAVDFVETLREAALDTSALRAKHRLVGYDWNRGYVARPDAEGLCGEETVTPFWGVAQAMAVKPGVKQTIMNFGHNKILRFMPTVTFTDRPMYVRGHNDHNDSRQKSHVKPAALPRLDTTAEALLRERFAIDADQVRRIFA from the coding sequence ATGCAAGTCATCGGGTTCTGCCGCTTTTCCTACCCGGCTCAGGGCGGTTTCCAGGTCGAACATGACGACACCACGGCACGCGAGGCGTATCTCTATGCCCCGGCCCGGCTGGAGGAGCGGTTCCGCCATTTCGAGGCGATCTGCCTGCCCGGGCTGCGCGCCCAGACCGACCGGGACTTTGTCTTCCTCGTGCTCACCGGAACCTCCCTGCCCGCCCGCTACCGCGACCGGCTCGAAGCGCTGCTGTCGGACCTCCCGCAGGCACGGGTCGTAAGCCGTCCCCCCGGGCCGCACAGGGCGGTCTGCCAGGAGGTCATCAACGCCGCCCGCGACATGGACCGCCCCTGCCTGCAGTTCCGCCACGACGATGACGACGCCGTCGCCGTCGACTTCGTCGAGACCCTGCGGGAAGCCGCGCTCGACACCTCGGCGCTGCGCGCGAAACACCGGCTCGTGGGCTACGACTGGAACCGCGGCTACGTGGCCCGACCCGACGCCGAGGGGCTCTGCGGCGAGGAAACCGTCACGCCGTTCTGGGGCGTCGCGCAGGCGATGGCGGTGAAGCCCGGCGTGAAGCAGACCATCATGAACTTCGGGCACAACAAGATCCTGCGCTTCATGCCCACCGTCACATTCACCGACCGTCCGATGTATGTCCGGGGGCACAACGACCACAACGACTCGCGCCAGAAGTCACACGTGAAACCAGCCGCCCTGCCCCGCCTCGACACGACCGCCGAGGCGCTGTTGCGCGAGCGTTTCGCGATCGACGCGGATCAGGTCCGGCGCATCTTCGCCTGA
- the rpsL gene encoding 30S ribosomal protein S12, which yields MPTIQQLIRKPRQPKVKRSKSMHLQECPQKRGVCTRVYTTTPKKPNSAMRKVAKVRLTNGFEVISYIPGESHNLQEHSVVLIRGGRVKDLPGVRYHILRGVLDTQGVKDRKQRRSKYGAKRPK from the coding sequence ATGCCCACGATCCAGCAGCTGATCCGCAAGCCGCGGCAGCCCAAAGTCAAGCGTTCGAAGTCGATGCACCTGCAGGAATGCCCGCAGAAGCGTGGCGTCTGCACGCGCGTTTACACCACCACCCCGAAGAAGCCGAACTCGGCTATGCGTAAGGTCGCCAAGGTGCGCCTGACCAACGGCTTCGAGGTGATCAGCTACATTCCCGGCGAAAGCCACAACCTGCAGGAGCACTCGGTCGTGCTCATCCGTGGCGGCCGTGTGAAAGACCTTCCCGGCGTTCGCTACCACATCCTGCGCGGTGTGCTGGATACGCAGGGCGTCAAGGATCGGAAGCAGCGCCGCTCGAAGTATGGCGCGAAGCGTCCCAAGTAA
- the rpsG gene encoding 30S ribosomal protein S7 — protein sequence MSRRHAAEKREVLPDAKYGDVVLTKFMNNLMVDGKKSVAEKIVYNALDRVEGKVKRAPVEVFHEALDNIKPAVEVRSRRVGGATYQVPVEVRPERREALAIRWLITASRSRNENTMEERLAGELIDAVQSRGSAVKKREDTHKMADANKAFSHYRW from the coding sequence ATGTCTCGTCGTCACGCTGCAGAGAAGCGCGAAGTCCTGCCCGACGCCAAGTATGGCGATGTCGTGCTGACCAAATTCATGAACAACCTGATGGTCGACGGTAAGAAGTCGGTCGCAGAAAAGATCGTCTACAACGCGCTGGACCGCGTCGAAGGCAAGGTGAAGCGCGCGCCCGTGGAAGTGTTCCACGAAGCGCTCGACAACATCAAGCCGGCCGTCGAAGTCCGGTCGCGCCGTGTGGGTGGTGCCACCTACCAGGTGCCCGTCGAAGTGCGCCCCGAGCGTCGTGAAGCGCTGGCCATCCGCTGGCTCATCACCGCGTCGCGTTCGCGCAACGAGAACACGATGGAAGAGCGTCTTGCGGGCGAGCTCATCGATGCCGTCCAGTCGCGCGGTTCCGCCGTGAAGAAGCGCGAAGACACCCACAAGATGGCCGACGCCAACAAGGCGTTCAGCCACTACCGCTGGTAA